The following coding sequences lie in one uncultured Methanobrevibacter sp. genomic window:
- a CDS encoding GTP cyclohydrolase III — protein sequence MIQMTLIQIDNYGPWTVTPRPRTESDLQMLQASLFADLNNHFGNKKGLVFFTRFDNLLAISNGLNEEDHLRIQRSIRNRYPITISMGVGAAETPHEAQKLATIALQKAGSAQSGERKEILAIDSLVSEEDSFVQAAHIDINSVTETLTDIESAFDTSFMVNKAQHYLMTKLIKKGALLFFIGGDNFMSPCNGLSEKEIEEIMIEIDEEIGIKLKAGIGRGKNAEDAAYMADIGLEEIRAHNNEMWTWVIEKEY from the coding sequence ATGATACAAATGACATTAATACAAATTGATAATTATGGTCCTTGGACTGTTACTCCAAGACCACGTACAGAATCTGACTTACAAATGCTACAAGCAAGCTTATTTGCTGATTTGAATAATCATTTCGGAAATAAGAAAGGATTAGTTTTCTTTACAAGATTTGATAATTTGCTTGCAATTTCAAATGGGCTAAATGAAGAAGACCATTTAAGAATTCAAAGATCAATTAGAAATAGATATCCTATAACCATTAGTATGGGTGTGGGTGCTGCTGAAACTCCTCATGAAGCTCAAAAATTAGCAACTATCGCACTTCAAAAAGCAGGAAGTGCTCAATCTGGTGAAAGAAAAGAAATTTTGGCTATTGATAGTTTAGTTAGTGAAGAAGACAGTTTTGTTCAAGCAGCTCATATTGATATTAATAGTGTTACAGAAACATTAACTGATATTGAATCTGCTTTTGATACTAGTTTTATGGTTAATAAGGCTCAACATTATTTGATGACAAAATTAATTAAAAAAGGTGCTTTATTATTCTTCATCGGTGGAGATAACTTCATGTCTCCATGTAATGGACTTAGTGAAAAGGAAATTGAAGAAATTATGATTGAAATTGATGAAGAAATTGGAATAAAGCTTAAAGCAGGTATTGGCCGTGGAAAAAATGCTGAAGATGCAGCATATATGGCTGATATAGGTCTTGAAGAAATTCGTGCCCACAATAATGAAATGTGGACATGGGTTATTGAAAAAGAATACTGA
- a CDS encoding biopolymer transporter ExbD: MAIDVKKHKKKVLGQKPSINLVPFIDILFTIMIFLVVTSNFSATEVQTDDSDVASDATGKPNVTDVSGDQEYYVVPVANLHKVTVNGQDRSDAISGGAVGVQAKVIDQGEVSIKPGEVVITTPPDVPVDKAVHRPEL; this comes from the coding sequence ATGGCAATTGATGTTAAAAAACATAAAAAGAAAGTTTTGGGTCAAAAACCAAGTATCAATTTAGTTCCTTTTATTGATATTCTTTTCACAATAATGATTTTTTTAGTTGTTACAAGTAATTTTTCAGCTACTGAAGTTCAAACTGATGATTCTGATGTTGCATCTGATGCTACAGGAAAACCAAATGTTACTGATGTTTCCGGTGACCAGGAATATTATGTAGTGCCAGTGGCAAATCTGCATAAAGTTACTGTAAATGGTCAAGATAGATCCGATGCAATCTCGGGAGGAGCTGTCGGTGTTCAGGCTAAGGTAATCGACCAGGGTGAAGTTTCAATTAAACCTGGTGAAGTTGTCATTACAACACCTCCTGATGTGCCTGTAGATAAGGCGGTTCATCGTCCAGAGTTATAA
- a CDS encoding MotA/TolQ/ExbB proton channel family protein: MIIEYIAPFLDGIVDIFTQGGIITYIILFIGIYGLIIAIRKIAYLRKISKVDTTEIFGVVTASMERGGAVEALKQINGFKNPISKIISETLKIGYKNKTEVEESMEQIFIVEVAKMTKGLSTIRTITELAPFLGLIGTVIGIWMTFKSLGVHPDSAAMAEGIYVALTTTIMGLLVAIILLPIYSYIQDLIESEMDKIELATKMTNWGFAVVKVRVDSNVECALEALQEAEGVVNTRLISDPYANIKVSFKPSMLDKSISNIILEKCNVNAEITESKLKQ, from the coding sequence ATGATTATTGAATATATTGCTCCATTTCTTGATGGTATTGTAGACATATTCACTCAAGGTGGAATCATAACATACATCATTCTTTTTATTGGTATTTATGGTTTGATTATTGCAATAAGAAAGATTGCTTATCTTAGAAAAATTAGTAAAGTTGACACTACTGAGATATTTGGTGTTGTTACTGCTTCAATGGAAAGGGGCGGTGCAGTTGAAGCTTTAAAACAAATTAACGGATTTAAAAATCCTATTTCTAAGATTATTTCTGAAACTTTAAAAATTGGTTATAAAAACAAAACTGAAGTTGAAGAAAGTATGGAACAGATTTTCATCGTTGAAGTGGCAAAAATGACCAAAGGATTAAGTACCATTAGAACAATTACTGAATTAGCTCCTTTTTTAGGATTAATTGGTACTGTAATTGGTATTTGGATGACATTTAAATCATTAGGAGTTCATCCTGATTCCGCAGCTATGGCCGAAGGTATTTATGTTGCTTTGACAACCACAATTATGGGTCTTTTAGTGGCAATTATTTTATTGCCTATTTATTCATACATTCAAGACCTTATCGAATCTGAAATGGATAAAATTGAGTTAGCTACAAAAATGACCAATTGGGGTTTTGCTGTAGTTAAAGTAAGAGTAGATTCAAATGTAGAATGTGCACTTGAAGCTTTACAGGAAGCTGAAGGTGTTGTTAATACAAGATTAATTTCTGACCCTTATGCTAATATTAAGGTTTCTTTTAAGCCTAGTATGTTGGATAAGAGTATTTCAAATATTATTTTAGAAAAATGTAATGTTAATGCTGAAATTACTGAAAGTAAACTAAAACAATAG
- a CDS encoding coenzyme F420-0:L-glutamate ligase, protein MTIELIGLEHIPIVDDTDDISIIIKDAINKQGCMLNHGDIILIAETLISKAEGNFIKLDDLTPSKQALELAEESNKDPQLVEAILQESKEVVRVGPSFIITETRHGFVCANAGIDESNAAEGLATPMPVDADKSAFEIREYLENEFGEEIAVIITDTQGRAFRFGAIGTAIGCSGISPLWRRVGEKDLYGRELETTEVATADELSAAASLVMGQADEGLPVVLIRGFNNFDELRNVDSNINDLLMPKEFDVFRK, encoded by the coding sequence ATGACAATAGAATTAATAGGGTTAGAGCATATTCCAATTGTTGATGACACTGATGATATTTCAATAATTATTAAAGATGCAATCAATAAACAGGGGTGTATGCTTAATCATGGAGATATTATTCTCATTGCTGAAACTTTAATTTCAAAAGCTGAAGGAAATTTTATTAAATTGGATGATTTAACCCCTTCAAAACAAGCTTTAGAATTGGCTGAAGAATCTAATAAAGACCCCCAACTTGTTGAAGCAATTTTACAGGAATCAAAAGAAGTTGTTAGAGTAGGTCCCAGTTTCATTATTACTGAAACCAGGCATGGTTTTGTCTGTGCCAATGCCGGAATCGATGAATCAAATGCAGCTGAAGGTTTAGCTACTCCAATGCCTGTTGATGCAGATAAATCAGCTTTTGAAATAAGAGAATATTTGGAAAATGAATTTGGTGAAGAAATTGCAGTTATAATAACTGATACTCAAGGAAGAGCATTTAGATTTGGAGCTATTGGAACTGCCATTGGATGTTCTGGAATTTCTCCACTTTGGAGAAGGGTCGGTGAAAAAGATTTGTATGGCCGTGAACTTGAAACCACTGAAGTTGCAACTGCTGACGAATTGTCTGCTGCAGCATCACTTGTAATGGGTCAGGCTGATGAAGGTTTGCCGGTAGTTTTAATTCGAGGATTTAATAATTTTGATGAACTAAGAAATGTTGATTCAAACATTAACGATTTGCTCATGCCGAAAGAATTTGATGTATTTAGAAAATGA
- the cofD gene encoding 2-phospho-L-lactate transferase gives MITVLSGGTGTPKLLQGLKEIVDPSELTIIVNTLENDYFSGVYVSADIDTVLYTMSDIINDEFWYGIKDDTFITHERLNELGCPELLRIGDKDRATKIQKTLLMEKYGLAKACEIQTKDMGLTCKILPMSNEQSDIKIITDIGELEFHDFLIKYQQEPEVLDVQFSEVSPAPGIIEAINNSDAVIIGPSNPITSILPILSLEGVREALKNTYVVAVSPIIGSDSVSGPASKFMRALDIDVSSVGVASLYEDFLDNFVIDTEDENLKDEINQIVNKVTVTNTIMNSLGAKKNLAQTIINNIL, from the coding sequence ATGATTACTGTTTTATCTGGGGGAACTGGTACTCCAAAGTTATTGCAAGGATTGAAAGAGATTGTTGATCCTAGTGAATTAACTATTATTGTTAATACTTTAGAAAATGATTATTTTTCAGGCGTTTATGTATCAGCGGATATTGATACTGTTCTGTATACAATGTCTGATATAATAAATGATGAATTCTGGTATGGGATTAAAGATGATACATTTATTACTCATGAAAGGTTAAATGAACTTGGTTGTCCTGAATTGTTGAGAATAGGTGATAAAGACAGGGCAACTAAAATACAAAAGACTTTACTGATGGAAAAATATGGTTTGGCCAAAGCATGTGAAATCCAAACTAAGGATATGGGTTTAACTTGCAAAATACTTCCTATGAGTAATGAACAGTCCGATATTAAGATAATTACTGATATTGGTGAGTTGGAATTTCATGATTTTTTAATCAAATATCAACAGGAGCCTGAAGTTTTGGATGTACAGTTTTCTGAAGTTTCACCTGCTCCGGGAATTATAGAGGCTATTAATAATTCTGATGCAGTAATTATTGGTCCTTCAAATCCAATTACTTCAATTTTGCCAATATTATCTTTAGAAGGAGTTAGAGAAGCATTAAAAAATACTTATGTGGTGGCTGTATCTCCTATTATTGGTTCCGACTCTGTTAGTGGCCCTGCTAGTAAATTTATGAGGGCTTTGGATATTGATGTTTCATCAGTTGGTGTTGCATCATTATATGAAGATTTTTTAGATAATTTTGTAATTGATACTGAAGATGAAAATTTGAAAGATGAAATAAATCAAATAGTTAATAAGGTAACAGTTACAAATACAATAATGAATAGTTTAGGTGCTAAAAAAAATTTAGCCCAAACAATTATAAATAATATTCTTTAA
- a CDS encoding IMP cyclohydrolase: MYTGRILSTGMNSDGKPFVAYRVSSRSFPNRQCLKFENRAAIVPKEGFEKDIFENTYITYNCVRIVRDMAIVSNGSHTDVIADKIAIGMNIKDAIAYSLLTMDYEKDDYHTPRIAAVVTSTNKKDEYECYIGIANDKKILVEQVPYGDAVFISTYGSQVHDLVEFDAKTAADSAKFIFDEGTFANYKKPVTSCAAVFDGEWTIDVYNP, translated from the coding sequence GTGTATACTGGTAGAATATTATCAACAGGAATGAATAGTGATGGTAAACCTTTTGTTGCATATCGTGTTTCAAGCAGGTCATTTCCAAATAGGCAATGTTTAAAATTTGAAAATCGTGCTGCGATTGTTCCAAAAGAAGGTTTTGAGAAGGATATTTTTGAGAACACATATATTACTTATAACTGTGTCCGTATTGTAAGGGACATGGCTATTGTATCAAATGGTTCTCATACTGATGTCATAGCAGATAAAATTGCTATAGGAATGAATATTAAAGATGCAATTGCATATTCATTGCTTACTATGGATTATGAAAAAGATGATTATCATACTCCAAGAATTGCGGCTGTTGTTACATCAACTAATAAAAAAGACGAATATGAATGTTATATTGGAATTGCTAATGATAAAAAAATATTGGTTGAACAAGTTCCTTATGGCGATGCTGTTTTTATTTCAACATATGGAAGTCAAGTCCACGATTTAGTTGAATTTGATGCAAAAACTGCTGCTGATTCTGCTAAATTTATTTTTGATGAGGGTACTTTTGCTAATTATAAAAAGCCCGTTACTTCCTGTGCAGCAGTATTTGATGGAGAATGGACAATTGATGTCTATAATCCATAA
- a CDS encoding MJ0144 family RNA dihydrouridine synthase-like protein: MAGITNAEFLNKVIPYGFNVATLGGYSLDAPTIEASKKIINRGRKEFDFPLEKIFSHIENEVASIKSNHKDVKVSANVRSTTVQPIIELGKIKELDIIEINCHCRQDEILAIGCGQEMLKRPDLGDYISKVVDNVDCDVSVKIRANVEGIDTLMVSEIIENAGADYLHIDAMKKGVFDADYDLLKNICNDVNIKVIGNNSVNSLENLKKMIDTGVDGFSIARSIISGNLDFNIANF; encoded by the coding sequence ATGGCAGGAATAACTAATGCCGAATTTTTAAATAAAGTTATTCCTTACGGTTTTAATGTAGCTACTTTGGGAGGATACAGTTTAGATGCACCTACAATTGAAGCAAGTAAAAAAATCATTAATCGGGGCAGGAAGGAATTCGATTTTCCTTTAGAAAAAATTTTTTCACATATAGAAAATGAAGTTGCTTCAATTAAAAGCAATCATAAAGATGTAAAAGTATCTGCCAATGTAAGGTCAACCACTGTACAGCCAATTATTGAATTAGGTAAAATTAAAGAATTGGATATCATTGAAATTAACTGTCATTGTCGTCAAGATGAAATTTTAGCAATTGGTTGTGGTCAGGAAATGTTAAAAAGACCTGATTTAGGAGATTATATTTCTAAAGTGGTTGATAATGTTGATTGTGATGTTTCAGTAAAAATCAGAGCTAATGTTGAGGGTATCGACACGTTAATGGTATCTGAGATAATTGAAAATGCAGGTGCAGATTATTTGCATATTGATGCTATGAAAAAAGGCGTCTTTGATGCTGATTATGACCTTTTGAAAAATATTTGTAATGATGTTAACATTAAAGTTATTGGAAATAACTCTGTAAATTCTTTGGAAAATCTCAAAAAAATGATTGATACTGGAGTGGATGGATTTTCAATAGCTCGTTCAATTATTTCTGGTAATTTAGATTTTAATATT